One Methylocaldum marinum DNA window includes the following coding sequences:
- a CDS encoding HyaD/HybD family hydrogenase maturation endopeptidase produces the protein MNRILILGIGNLLWADEGFGVRVVQALQQGYDFPESVRLMDGGTQGLALLPYVQEADTLIIADAVDFKCDPGTLLELRDAEVPAYLGAKKMSLHQVSFQEVLALSELLGHSPRHIYLVGVQPCILEDYGGSLSDTVKAMLEPAMARILAYLAELDVAAEKRTQGGMEPDPLEIKAYESQRPSAGEACRVGDERFLALRGD, from the coding sequence ATGAACCGGATTCTGATTCTCGGCATAGGCAACCTGCTGTGGGCCGACGAGGGCTTCGGGGTGCGCGTCGTGCAGGCTTTGCAACAGGGCTACGACTTTCCCGAATCGGTACGGCTGATGGACGGCGGCACTCAGGGATTGGCCTTGCTGCCCTACGTGCAGGAGGCCGACACCCTGATCATCGCCGATGCCGTGGATTTCAAATGCGATCCGGGAACGCTGCTGGAATTGCGCGACGCAGAGGTGCCGGCTTATCTGGGGGCAAAGAAGATGAGCCTGCACCAGGTTTCCTTCCAGGAAGTGCTGGCTCTGAGCGAACTGCTCGGCCATTCGCCCCGGCATATATACCTGGTGGGCGTTCAACCCTGCATTCTCGAGGATTACGGCGGAAGCCTGAGCGACACGGTCAAGGCCATGCTGGAACCGGCAATGGCGCGTATCCTGGCTTATCTTGCCGAGCTGGACGTCGCCGCCGAGAAGCGAACGCAGGGTGGGATGGAACCCGATCCCCTGGAAATAAAGGCATACGAATCGCAGCGTCCTTCGGCAGGGGAGGCCTGCCGAGTCGGCGACGAACGCTTTCTGGCCTTGCGGGGCGATTGA
- a CDS encoding metallophosphoesterase family protein, with translation MTKLLHTADWQIGKLFGQFEPDDAALLSEARFKTVEKLANIARENRVDLVLVAGDVFDAQGVADKTIHRLFNAMAGFEGPWVLLPGNHDAALAESVWTRAARLRAIPAHVTVCLQPELLLLEPLGIAVLPAPLTQRHTHTDLTEWFVSAETPTGMRRIGLAHGSVQGILAEDIDSPNPIAAGRAEQARLDYLALGDWHGTKRIDAHTWYSGTPETDRFRANESGQALLVEMSESGAPPTVTPVATGQYRWQSETLLLRIASDVELALQRISAYGPVDVVQLEFSGQIDLGGYRRLGEAVEQARGKARSLLADLSELRLEPTMEDIDSLKADGYLGEVIGELRASQDGPDAEVAREALVLLAGILDSQHAKAGGSP, from the coding sequence TTGACCAAGCTACTGCACACCGCCGACTGGCAGATCGGCAAGTTGTTCGGACAATTCGAGCCGGACGACGCCGCTCTGCTCTCCGAAGCTCGATTCAAGACGGTCGAAAAGCTCGCGAACATTGCGCGCGAGAACCGAGTCGACCTCGTATTGGTCGCGGGGGATGTGTTCGACGCGCAGGGCGTCGCCGACAAGACCATCCATCGCCTGTTCAATGCGATGGCGGGTTTCGAAGGACCCTGGGTTTTACTGCCGGGGAACCACGATGCCGCGCTGGCCGAGTCCGTCTGGACCCGCGCGGCCAGGCTCAGGGCCATACCCGCCCATGTCACCGTCTGCCTGCAGCCGGAACTCTTGCTGCTCGAACCGCTCGGCATCGCCGTGCTGCCCGCGCCGCTGACCCAGCGCCATACCCATACCGACCTCACCGAATGGTTCGTCTCGGCCGAAACGCCTACCGGCATGCGGCGGATCGGGCTGGCCCACGGCAGCGTGCAGGGCATATTGGCGGAAGATATCGATTCGCCCAATCCGATTGCGGCCGGGCGTGCCGAACAAGCGCGCCTCGATTACCTCGCGCTCGGCGATTGGCACGGCACGAAACGGATCGATGCGCATACCTGGTATAGCGGCACGCCGGAAACCGATCGCTTCAGGGCCAACGAATCCGGCCAGGCTCTATTGGTTGAAATGTCCGAATCGGGCGCTCCCCCGACGGTCACACCGGTCGCGACCGGACAATACCGGTGGCAATCGGAAACGCTGTTGCTCCGGATAGCCAGCGACGTCGAGCTGGCCTTGCAGCGGATTTCGGCTTACGGACCGGTGGATGTCGTGCAGCTCGAATTTTCCGGACAAATCGATCTGGGCGGCTACCGTCGCCTCGGCGAGGCCGTCGAGCAAGCCCGCGGCAAAGCCCGGAGCCTGCTGGCCGATCTATCCGAGCTGCGTCTCGAACCCACCATGGAAGACATCGATTCCTTGAAAGCCGACGGCTATCTGGGCGAAGTCATCGGCGAACTTCGCGCCAGCCAGGACGGCCCGGATGCCGAAGTGGCCCGCGAAGCGCTTGTCCTCTTGGCGGGCATCCTCGATTCGCAGCACGCGAAAGCCGGAGGTTCGCCGTGA
- a CDS encoding HupE/UreJ family protein — protein sequence MRLKYVILLLIQFLCAGQSVAHTGFHPVEGFASGFAHPLTGADHLAAMVCVGVWAALVTVEAGRLWRLPAAFMVAMMLGGALAAFGVEIAGAEPAIAASVLALGLFVLGKVRLSGALAAVIVGLFAVAHGYAHGLEMAQGAAFSAYAAGFVIATGLLHFLGIVLGRCLLRVPGLYRVAGGAVGMFGVLLLVQAW from the coding sequence ATGCGTCTTAAATACGTAATTCTTTTGCTGATACAGTTCCTCTGTGCCGGCCAGTCCGTCGCGCATACCGGTTTTCACCCGGTGGAAGGATTCGCTAGCGGTTTCGCTCATCCCTTGACCGGCGCCGATCACCTTGCGGCGATGGTGTGCGTGGGCGTGTGGGCCGCGCTGGTGACCGTCGAGGCGGGGCGGTTGTGGCGATTGCCGGCGGCGTTCATGGTCGCCATGATGCTGGGCGGCGCGCTCGCGGCATTCGGCGTGGAGATCGCCGGGGCGGAGCCTGCCATTGCCGCATCGGTTCTGGCCCTGGGGCTGTTTGTCTTGGGTAAGGTTCGGCTTTCGGGAGCGCTCGCGGCCGTAATCGTCGGCCTGTTCGCCGTCGCTCATGGCTATGCCCATGGCCTCGAAATGGCTCAAGGCGCCGCGTTCTCGGCTTATGCGGCCGGATTCGTGATCGCCACGGGCTTGCTGCATTTCCTCGGGATCGTGCTGGGTCGTTGCCTGCTTCGAGTTCCCGGCCTCTATCGCGTCGCCGGCGGAGCCGTCGGCATGTTCGGCGTCTTGTTGCTCGTTCAGGCTTGGTGA
- a CDS encoding hydrogenase small subunit: MVNTESFYDVMRRQGISRRSFLKYCGLTASALALGPQFVGQIVHAMENKPRTPVLWIHGLECTCCSESFIRSAHPLAKDVVLSMLSLDYDDTLMVSAGHQAEAILEETIKKYKGRYILAVEGNPPLNEDGMFCIIGGKPFVEQLRYAAKDCLAVIAWGSCASWGCVQAAKPNPTQATPVHKVITDKPVIKVPGCPPIAEVMTAVVTYMLTFDKLPDLDAQGRPKMFYGQRIHDKCYRRPHFDAGQFVETWDDEAARKGYCLYKMGCKGPTTYNACSTVRWNGGVSFPIQSGHGCIGCSEDGFWDKGPFYDRVTGLNAFGIESNADTVGLIAAGAVGTAIAGHAAISAGKHAKGKESEKDKNEREQV, from the coding sequence ATGGTAAATACCGAAAGTTTTTACGATGTCATGCGCCGGCAGGGCATCAGTCGACGCAGTTTTTTGAAATACTGCGGACTGACTGCATCGGCGCTGGCCCTGGGACCGCAGTTCGTCGGCCAAATCGTCCATGCCATGGAAAACAAGCCGCGTACGCCGGTTCTGTGGATCCATGGCCTGGAATGCACCTGCTGTTCCGAATCCTTCATCCGTTCGGCGCACCCGCTGGCCAAGGACGTGGTGCTGTCGATGCTGTCTCTGGACTATGACGACACGCTGATGGTGTCGGCCGGCCATCAGGCGGAGGCGATCCTCGAAGAGACCATCAAGAAATACAAGGGGCGTTATATCCTCGCGGTGGAGGGCAATCCGCCGCTGAACGAGGACGGCATGTTCTGCATCATCGGCGGCAAGCCCTTCGTGGAACAGCTGCGCTACGCCGCCAAGGATTGTCTGGCGGTGATCGCCTGGGGCTCTTGCGCTTCCTGGGGCTGCGTCCAGGCCGCGAAACCCAACCCCACCCAAGCCACCCCGGTACACAAGGTCATCACCGACAAACCCGTGATCAAGGTTCCGGGCTGTCCCCCCATCGCCGAGGTGATGACCGCCGTCGTCACCTACATGTTGACCTTCGACAAACTTCCCGACCTGGATGCCCAGGGACGTCCCAAGATGTTCTACGGCCAGCGCATCCACGACAAATGCTACCGCCGCCCGCACTTCGACGCCGGACAGTTCGTCGAGACCTGGGACGACGAGGCCGCGCGCAAGGGTTACTGCCTGTACAAGATGGGCTGCAAGGGGCCGACCACGTACAACGCCTGCTCCACGGTGCGCTGGAACGGCGGCGTGTCGTTCCCGATCCAGTCGGGCCACGGCTGTATCGGCTGTTCCGAGGACGGCTTCTGGGACAAGGGACCGTTCTACGACCGCGTGACCGGTTTGAACGCCTTCGGCATCGAGTCGAATGCCGACACCGTCGGACTGATCGCCGCCGGGGCGGTCGGTACCGCGATTGCGGGTCATGCCGCCATCTCCGCCGGCAAGCATGCCAAAGGCAAAGAGTCCGAAAAAGATAAGAACGAGCGAGAACAAGTATGA
- a CDS encoding AAA family ATPase has product MRLSRVRIEQFKKFRQPIEIRDLEPGINLFTGPNETGKSTIVSAIRAAFFERHRSGSVEDLRPWGDASASPTVELEFSIGDKHFRLVKRFLGKKRCELQIGAQRLDSTDAEDHLAELLGFKYAGRGASGSEHWGIPGLLWIQQGSAHDLRDSVLNATDHLRIALNVSLGEVASSGGDSVLATVESARNELLTPAAGKPRGAYAEAMDQETALAKSITELDSEIAAYRQKVDTLASLRREHAADEAEKPWVSFREQERAAAEKLNAIKKVEESLAAEKLRATQTEARIKLLHGQLETFARQEKEFETRTAELESIRQRLEGASALVEDWQSKRGEAEQRHEAARETLRLARQADTRLSLTRALDGGRLKLKNAAEALARAETEQAALVELKRQAAVTEIKLKDLEQLREQQRQIRETQIRLETAATRLRFMLDQGRTIGIGDEPIAGTGERLLLETTRLTLPGLGQLEISPGGADLSQLRAEAKDLADRHDTLLQRIGLPSLEAAEDRHQTHARQLADIKTAEATLKALAPKGIEPLRTELAVQQARVQEIEQALSQLPPETGHAGALPAAAEAEAAEEVARQSLARINDSLQDARLAAGKAQTAFETATRELAAARAVVDDPQRPERVAAANRDLVDARAEQSALAATIEALTRQLAEARPDILKQDVERFRLSAEQLEKRFNVRRDQLMSLQVELQTAGAQGLEERRAELARDHAQIQRRVQELRRRADALDHLLKLMRDKRRALTQRLQAPLQKHLNRYLQLLFPGACLDIDENLSPGSLTRIGSNGSEPGEFEHLSFGAREQMGIISRLAYAGLLRDAGRPTLLILDDALVHSDEERLAQMKRVLFDAATRHQILLFTCHPAKWRDLGVGARSVEGFRAEA; this is encoded by the coding sequence GTGAGGCTTTCCCGCGTCCGTATCGAACAGTTCAAGAAATTCCGGCAGCCGATCGAGATCAGGGATCTCGAACCGGGAATCAATCTCTTCACCGGTCCGAACGAAACGGGCAAAAGCACGATCGTCTCGGCCATCCGCGCCGCGTTCTTCGAGCGGCATCGCTCCGGCAGCGTCGAGGATCTGCGCCCCTGGGGCGATGCCTCGGCCTCGCCCACCGTCGAACTGGAGTTCTCGATCGGCGATAAACATTTCCGGCTGGTCAAGAGATTTCTCGGAAAAAAGCGCTGCGAACTCCAAATCGGCGCGCAGCGCCTGGACAGTACGGACGCCGAAGACCATCTCGCCGAGCTCCTGGGCTTCAAATACGCCGGCCGCGGCGCGAGCGGCTCCGAGCACTGGGGCATCCCGGGCCTGTTGTGGATTCAGCAGGGTTCCGCGCACGATCTTCGCGATTCGGTATTGAACGCCACCGACCATTTGCGGATCGCGCTGAACGTATCGCTCGGCGAGGTTGCCAGCAGCGGCGGCGATTCGGTACTGGCCACCGTCGAATCCGCGCGCAACGAGTTGCTGACCCCGGCGGCGGGCAAGCCGCGCGGAGCCTATGCCGAAGCGATGGATCAGGAAACTGCGCTTGCGAAATCCATTACGGAACTCGATTCCGAAATCGCCGCGTACCGCCAGAAGGTCGATACTCTCGCCTCCTTGCGCCGCGAACACGCCGCCGACGAAGCCGAAAAGCCCTGGGTGAGCTTTCGCGAACAGGAACGGGCAGCGGCCGAAAAACTGAACGCCATCAAAAAAGTCGAAGAATCCCTGGCGGCCGAGAAACTGCGCGCAACCCAGACGGAAGCACGGATCAAGCTGCTGCACGGCCAACTGGAAACCTTCGCTCGCCAGGAGAAAGAGTTCGAAACCCGTACGGCGGAACTGGAATCCATCCGGCAAAGACTGGAAGGAGCAAGCGCACTCGTCGAGGACTGGCAGTCGAAGCGCGGGGAAGCGGAACAACGCCACGAAGCCGCCCGCGAGACACTGCGCCTTGCCCGCCAGGCGGATACCCGGCTCAGCCTGACGCGGGCGCTTGACGGCGGCCGGCTGAAGCTGAAAAACGCCGCCGAGGCACTCGCAAGAGCCGAGACGGAGCAGGCCGCCCTGGTCGAGTTGAAACGGCAAGCCGCCGTCACCGAGATCAAGCTTAAGGATCTCGAGCAGCTGCGCGAGCAGCAGCGGCAGATTCGGGAAACGCAAATCCGGCTCGAAACGGCTGCGACACGGCTGCGCTTCATGCTCGACCAGGGTCGAACCATCGGTATCGGCGACGAACCGATCGCCGGCACCGGCGAGAGACTGCTGCTCGAAACGACCCGCCTCACGCTGCCGGGCCTCGGGCAACTCGAAATCTCACCCGGCGGCGCGGACCTGTCCCAGCTTCGCGCTGAAGCCAAGGACCTCGCCGACAGACACGATACCCTGCTGCAGCGGATCGGCTTGCCTTCGCTGGAAGCCGCCGAAGACCGCCACCAGACCCATGCACGTCAGCTTGCCGACATCAAAACGGCGGAAGCGACGCTGAAAGCGCTCGCCCCAAAGGGCATCGAGCCGCTGCGGACCGAACTGGCCGTCCAGCAAGCCCGCGTCCAGGAAATCGAACAAGCCCTGAGCCAGCTTCCGCCCGAGACCGGGCACGCAGGGGCGCTCCCCGCCGCCGCCGAGGCGGAGGCCGCCGAGGAAGTCGCCCGGCAATCGCTCGCGCGGATCAATGACAGCCTGCAAGACGCACGGCTCGCCGCCGGCAAAGCGCAGACCGCGTTCGAAACCGCGACACGGGAACTCGCCGCCGCACGTGCCGTAGTCGACGATCCGCAGCGGCCCGAACGCGTTGCCGCGGCGAACCGGGACCTGGTCGACGCCCGTGCCGAGCAATCCGCCCTGGCCGCCACTATCGAGGCGCTGACCCGGCAATTGGCCGAAGCGCGACCCGATATTCTGAAACAGGACGTCGAGCGGTTCCGCCTCAGCGCCGAGCAACTCGAAAAGCGCTTCAACGTGCGCCGCGACCAGCTGATGAGCCTGCAAGTCGAGCTACAGACGGCCGGTGCCCAAGGGCTGGAAGAGCGCCGTGCGGAACTCGCCCGCGACCACGCGCAGATCCAGCGCAGAGTCCAGGAACTGCGCCGCCGCGCCGACGCGCTGGACCACCTGCTGAAACTGATGCGCGACAAGCGCCGCGCCTTGACCCAAAGACTTCAGGCGCCGTTGCAAAAACACCTCAACCGCTATCTCCAGCTCCTGTTCCCCGGCGCCTGCCTCGACATCGACGAAAACCTGTCCCCCGGCTCGCTGACGCGCATCGGATCGAACGGATCGGAACCGGGCGAATTCGAGCACTTGAGCTTCGGCGCCCGCGAACAGATGGGCATCATCAGCCGGCTCGCCTACGCGGGCCTCTTGCGCGACGCCGGCCGCCCCACCCTCCTCATCCTCGACGACGCCCTCGTCCACAGCGACGAGGAGCGGCTGGCGCAAATGAAACGCGTGCTGTTCGACGCCGCGACGCGGCATCAGATTCTGCTATTCACCTGCCATCCGGCGAAGTGGCGGGACTTGGGGGTTGGGGCAAGATCGGTGGAGGGGTTTCGGGCGGAGGCGTAG
- the tnpA gene encoding IS66 family insertion sequence element accessory protein TnpA: MAMTKQEREMHWRVLLEQQAGSGLSVRAWCAREAVSYAAFIYWRRRVAQPAVVAPLTLMRVDGGETAVGGLWLSVGGVRIEVKPGFDAGLLKQVVAALVS; the protein is encoded by the coding sequence ATGGCGATGACGAAACAAGAACGAGAGATGCATTGGCGGGTCCTGCTGGAGCAACAGGCAGGGAGTGGGTTGTCGGTGCGCGCTTGGTGTGCGCGCGAGGCGGTCAGCTATGCGGCGTTCATCTACTGGCGTCGACGCGTAGCGCAGCCAGCGGTGGTGGCGCCACTGACGTTGATGCGGGTAGATGGCGGTGAGACAGCAGTCGGTGGTCTGTGGTTGTCGGTGGGCGGGGTTCGCATCGAGGTGAAACCGGGGTTCGATGCCGGGTTGTTGAAGCAGGTGGTGGCCGCATTGGTCTCGTGA
- the cybH gene encoding Ni/Fe-hydrogenase, b-type cytochrome subunit yields the protein MSAIDSVQNPVYVYERPVRLWHWVNALALVVLAVTGYLIASPWSVRGGEASEHYLMGYVRFTHFAAGYVLAVGFIGRVYWALVGNQYARELFLPAVHRADWWDGLWHEIKWYLFLVREPRKHAGHNPLANMAMFLFYVLGALFMIVTGFALYGEGLGQGSWASRWFGWVIPLFGQSQDVHTWHHVGMWYLVVFTMIHVYVVVREHRMSRQSVATTMIDGWRSFRDDRP from the coding sequence ATGTCCGCTATCGATTCGGTGCAAAACCCGGTTTATGTCTACGAACGGCCGGTGCGCCTGTGGCACTGGGTAAACGCGCTCGCCCTGGTCGTGCTCGCCGTTACCGGTTACTTGATCGCTTCGCCATGGAGTGTCCGGGGCGGTGAAGCCAGCGAGCACTATCTGATGGGCTATGTGCGCTTCACCCACTTCGCCGCCGGCTACGTGCTGGCCGTCGGTTTCATCGGCCGCGTCTATTGGGCGCTGGTCGGCAATCAGTACGCGCGCGAACTGTTCCTGCCCGCGGTGCATCGCGCCGACTGGTGGGACGGCCTGTGGCATGAAATCAAATGGTATCTGTTCCTGGTACGGGAGCCGCGCAAACACGCCGGCCATAACCCCCTTGCCAATATGGCCATGTTCCTGTTCTACGTGCTGGGCGCGCTGTTCATGATCGTGACCGGTTTCGCGCTGTACGGTGAAGGCCTGGGGCAGGGGAGCTGGGCCAGCCGCTGGTTCGGCTGGGTGATTCCGCTGTTCGGCCAGAGTCAGGATGTACATACCTGGCATCATGTGGGCATGTGGTACCTGGTCGTGTTCACCATGATCCACGTCTACGTCGTCGTCCGCGAACATCGGATGTCGCGGCAGTCGGTAGCGACGACCATGATCGACGGCTGGCGCAGCTTCCGGGACGATAGGCCATGA
- a CDS encoding DUF3800 domain-containing protein has product MYFYVDESGHTGTNLFDENQPILYYGVLSSRVNIDVLAENTLSSLRKRLGVKRLHANELGNAGIAQISTEIYNLQKRYDLRFDIYRVAKADHALISFFDQVFDQGLNPAITWSGYWTPMRYVLLLKLAYLFDEETLKKAWSARIEINDQKAESGLVEVCNIIKGRVGELPDERSRTLIYDTLNWADNNPAEIYYNAKRKKDMLSITPNLIGFQSVMHGITLRLLKNGKKASQITVDQQSQFNKAQKTLAEFYASARDVPMVTGPGLPEISFKGMPTIPISFKAGTESAGLELVDVYLWIFKRLMEEKELAPKIYPIIQKQMHKSRTDEISIHAIASRWQKWFEDLPEPTEEQMKKGRELMALDEKRRLEGMTVSAQQGVPADAEKRRG; this is encoded by the coding sequence TTGTACTTTTACGTTGATGAAAGCGGCCATACAGGCACAAACCTTTTTGACGAGAATCAACCGATTCTTTACTACGGTGTATTGTCTAGCAGGGTCAACATCGATGTATTAGCTGAGAACACATTAAGTTCGCTTAGAAAGCGACTTGGCGTAAAAAGGTTGCATGCAAATGAGTTAGGCAATGCTGGCATAGCGCAAATATCAACGGAAATATATAACCTACAAAAACGATACGATCTCAGATTTGATATCTACCGAGTGGCAAAAGCCGACCATGCATTAATAAGCTTTTTCGATCAAGTGTTTGATCAAGGTTTAAATCCAGCAATTACTTGGTCAGGATATTGGACACCAATGCGATATGTGCTTCTGTTAAAACTGGCATATTTGTTTGACGAGGAAACACTTAAAAAAGCATGGAGCGCAAGAATAGAGATTAATGATCAAAAAGCAGAATCTGGCTTAGTAGAAGTCTGCAATATAATTAAAGGCAGAGTTGGCGAATTGCCAGATGAAAGGTCAAGAACATTGATCTACGATACTCTAAATTGGGCTGACAATAACCCTGCCGAGATTTACTATAACGCTAAAAGAAAAAAAGACATGCTTTCTATAACGCCAAACCTAATTGGGTTTCAGTCCGTAATGCATGGAATAACGCTGCGTCTGCTAAAAAACGGCAAAAAAGCATCTCAGATTACAGTCGATCAACAGTCTCAATTCAATAAAGCACAAAAAACTTTGGCCGAATTTTACGCATCAGCGCGGGATGTACCGATGGTTACTGGCCCTGGTCTACCCGAAATTAGTTTTAAGGGCATGCCAACAATACCTATATCATTCAAAGCAGGTACTGAAAGCGCTGGTCTTGAGTTGGTTGATGTATATCTATGGATATTTAAACGTCTAATGGAAGAGAAAGAACTCGCTCCAAAAATATATCCAATCATACAAAAGCAAATGCATAAAAGCAGAACTGATGAAATTTCTATTCATGCCATAGCATCAAGGTGGCAAAAGTGGTTTGAAGATTTGCCTGAGCCAACAGAAGAGCAAATGAAAAAAGGAAGAGAACTCATGGCGCTCGATGAAAAGAGAAGGCTGGAAGGCATGACCGTGAGCGCCCAACAAGGCGTTCCAGCCGACGCCGAAAAGCGGCGCGGCTGA
- the tnpB gene encoding IS66 family insertion sequence element accessory protein TnpB (TnpB, as the term is used for proteins encoded by IS66 family insertion elements, is considered an accessory protein, since TnpC, encoded by a neighboring gene, is a DDE family transposase.): MLATILSAAAVYVVAEPVDLRKSIDGLALAVESSLGYSPLSGAVFVFFNRGRDKVKLLWWDRHGFWLAYKRLEKGRFRKPVQGTISRSDLLLLLEGVDLTVARFRAVRAGRVG, encoded by the coding sequence ATGCTGGCGACGATTCTGAGTGCGGCGGCGGTGTATGTGGTGGCCGAGCCGGTCGATTTGCGCAAGTCCATCGATGGTTTGGCGCTGGCGGTGGAGAGCAGTCTGGGGTATTCGCCGTTATCGGGTGCGGTGTTCGTGTTTTTCAACCGGGGCCGGGACAAGGTGAAGCTGTTGTGGTGGGATCGTCACGGTTTCTGGCTGGCCTACAAGCGGCTGGAGAAAGGCCGCTTCCGCAAGCCGGTTCAGGGGACGATTTCGCGCTCGGACCTGCTGCTGTTGCTGGAAGGCGTGGACCTGACGGTGGCCCGTTTCCGCGCGGTTCGCGCGGGTCGGGTCGGCTGA
- a CDS encoding nickel-dependent hydrogenase large subunit, with amino-acid sequence MTVTQTPNGFKLDDSGKRIVVDPVTRIEGHMRCEVNLDESNVIRNAVSSGTMWRGLEVILKGRDPRDAWAFTERICGVCTGTHALTSVRAVEDALGITIPENANSIRNIMQLTLQAHDHLVHFYHLHALDWVDVISALKADPKATSDLAQSISPWPKSSPGYFHDIATRLKKFVESGQLGPFANGYWGNPAYKLPPEANLMAVAHYLEALDFQKELVKIHTVYGGKNPHPNWLVGGVPCAINVDGVGAVGAINMERLNLVSSIIDQTIEFIEQVYLPDLQAIASFYKDWLYGGGLSSTNVLAYGDIPEKANDPSADNLRLPRGAIINGNLKEIHEVDLRDPSQIQEYVTHSWYRYPDDEIGLHPFDGVTEPNFVLGRRTKGTRTNIENLDESAKYSWIKAPRWRGHAMEVGPLARYIVGYAKGMPEIKEPVDKLLRDLGLPLDALFSTLGRTAARALEAQYCARLMRHFQDKLIGNIKAGDLSTANVAKWEPKTWPAEARGVGTTEAPRGALGHWVKVKDGKIENYQCIVPTTWNGSPRDPTGNIGAFEAALMNTRVEKAEEPLEILRTLHSFDPCLACSTHVMDRDGQELTRIRVR; translated from the coding sequence ATGACGGTTACCCAAACGCCGAACGGCTTCAAGCTCGACGACAGCGGCAAGCGCATCGTCGTCGATCCGGTTACCCGCATCGAAGGCCATATGCGCTGCGAGGTCAATCTGGATGAAAGCAACGTAATTCGCAACGCGGTGTCCAGCGGCACCATGTGGCGCGGCCTGGAAGTGATTCTGAAGGGCCGGGACCCACGCGATGCCTGGGCTTTCACCGAGCGGATCTGCGGCGTCTGCACCGGCACCCATGCGCTGACGTCGGTGCGCGCGGTCGAGGACGCCCTGGGCATCACAATCCCTGAGAACGCCAACTCGATCCGCAACATCATGCAGCTGACCCTGCAGGCCCATGACCATCTGGTGCATTTCTACCATTTGCACGCGCTCGACTGGGTGGACGTGATCAGCGCGCTGAAAGCCGACCCGAAGGCAACCTCGGACCTCGCGCAGAGCATTTCGCCGTGGCCGAAGTCCTCGCCGGGCTATTTCCACGATATCGCGACGCGCCTCAAGAAGTTCGTCGAGAGCGGTCAGCTCGGACCGTTCGCCAACGGCTATTGGGGCAATCCGGCCTACAAGCTGCCGCCGGAAGCCAATCTGATGGCCGTCGCCCATTACCTGGAGGCGCTGGATTTCCAGAAGGAGCTGGTCAAGATCCACACCGTCTACGGCGGCAAGAACCCGCATCCGAACTGGCTGGTGGGCGGCGTGCCGTGCGCGATCAACGTGGACGGCGTCGGAGCGGTGGGGGCGATCAACATGGAACGCCTGAACCTGGTTTCCTCCATCATCGATCAAACCATCGAGTTCATCGAGCAGGTTTATCTGCCGGACTTGCAGGCCATCGCGTCTTTCTACAAGGATTGGCTCTACGGCGGCGGCCTGTCGTCCACGAATGTGCTGGCCTATGGCGATATCCCGGAAAAGGCCAACGATCCATCCGCCGATAATCTCCGTTTGCCGCGCGGAGCCATCATCAACGGCAATCTGAAGGAAATCCACGAAGTCGATCTCAGAGATCCGAGCCAGATACAGGAGTACGTGACGCATTCCTGGTATCGCTATCCGGATGACGAAATCGGTCTGCATCCCTTCGACGGCGTGACCGAGCCGAACTTCGTGCTCGGCCGCAGGACCAAAGGTACCCGCACCAACATCGAAAACCTGGACGAGAGCGCCAAATACTCCTGGATCAAGGCACCGCGCTGGCGCGGCCATGCCATGGAAGTCGGTCCTTTGGCGCGCTACATCGTCGGCTACGCGAAAGGGATGCCGGAGATCAAGGAGCCGGTCGACAAGTTGTTGCGCGATCTCGGGTTGCCCTTGGATGCGCTGTTTTCCACCTTGGGCCGTACCGCGGCCAGAGCCTTGGAAGCTCAGTATTGCGCCCGCCTGATGCGGCATTTCCAGGACAAGCTGATCGGCAACATCAAGGCCGGCGACTTGAGCACCGCCAACGTTGCCAAATGGGAGCCGAAAACCTGGCCCGCAGAGGCCCGTGGTGTCGGCACCACCGAGGCGCCGCGCGGGGCCTTGGGACATTGGGTGAAAGTCAAGGACGGCAAGATCGAAAATTATCAGTGCATCGTGCCGACCACTTGGAACGGTTCCCCGCGCGATCCGACCGGCAACATCGGCGCGTTCGAGGCCGCGTTGATGAACACCCGGGTCGAAAAAGCGGAAGAACCTTTGGAGATCCTGCGCACCCTGCACAGTTTCGATCCTTGTCTTGCTTGTTCGACCCATGTCATGGACCGGGACGGGCAGGAATTGACCCGAATCCGTGTTCGCTAG